The window GAATGAGAGAGAGAAGCATGAGGGGAGGGAGGGAACTGGGGTGGAGTGAGTTCGTCCTCCTCGAGGATTGTAGGTACGCCATCGATATCGACAATCTGACTGGCATTTTGTGCGACTGACTCTTCATCATGCTCAATGACAAGCAAATGCCTCTCCGCTTGACTTCCCAAAGCCAAACCGGCAATGATAGGGTTGGTGACCCAGCCGAGGACAGCACCGTAGACGCACTTGATAACCATCGGAGCCCATTTCCATCCCGTCTCAGCCATATTGTCATTCTTATAAATCGGGCCCAAAACGACGATAAATAGACACCATAAAGGCAGACCACAGAAGATACCGAGTAGAGCACCTTGAGCTGCTGTTAAAAATGCCTTGAAAATGAAGAGTTTGGCCTTGAATGGGGAAAAAAGGATATTGGCTTCGGTTCCTTCAAATGTGAACCGTACAAGCATGTTAGGATAGTATAGCCATCCCTTGTGACCTCCTATCTCCGACCCTGAGGATGGGTAGTTCATATTGCCCTTTTCATCCTCAGTCTTCTCCGGGGCAATATCTTTTCTTCTAAAAATCTTGTCTAGTAATATCCGTGGATCCGGAAGGTGTTCAACGTGCGGCCAGACATAAGGTAGAGGAGCAACCGCATGATGATGTAGATCGGTGTGAACGAGGGTAGATGTGATAAGCATGGAAGCAAGGCACTGGATGATAGGGGTCACGCCCAGGTCACCCGCAATAGTGTTCTTGGCCAGTACCCACATCTGTATAGAAGATATATGGTCAGGAAGTGAGACGATGGGAAATAAAGGAAAGGCAGTTCGGGCTTGTGGACGGACCTTGATTTCTTTTTGGTTGTGATACACTGTCTCTCTATCAGCATCAATCTGAGAAAAATTACGAAAAGAACGTACTGGCATAGGCGATACCAAAATTCGCTCCTCCATCTATAATCTGGGAAGACGTAACATGATAAGCGTCACATTCACACCATACGATTCTGGAAGTGGAGGACATGACTTACTCCTGCTCCAACACCTTGCAGAAACAGCAGATAAAACCACTGCTTACCAGTCAGAGGGGTTGGGAATGGTCGTAAGAGGGACTGCATGGGGTTGCGGATGAAGTTATAGTAAGGAAGAAGGGCGAATTGAAGATTATAATTTTATTATCAAGGAATTACTGGCCAAAAGAAAAATCAATAAATAACTTCAACGTCAACGTCTAATATTGGAATATTCTCGGATCACCGCGTCCGCGTCGTCCCATGGCGATCTGCGCAGTTTACGTCAGCATGTCTTTATCATTCAGCTTGTATATATGGGCAAGGCACAAAACGTAAGATCTTTTTCCCAGGTGAATTATTATCATTTTATTACCCATGGATGAGACACGACGAGACATAAGAAATGCTGGCACTTGAGTTAAAAATATAACTGGGAAACTGGGCACATCTTGCTGTTAGATCTTATGACAATTTCTTGGCTgcagctgctgctgttgccACCAGAGTGATCTGTTATTATTAACTGCTCCTCCGGCGTTTGTTGACACACACACAACACTCTttgtcctcttcttccgtcTTGTTCACTGACGGAAATGACTTGTCGTTCAGTGATGTTGGGAATGGGCGGCTTGTGTTCAATCCTCAGCTACGGACCCTTTGTTCCCTGTCCTTCTTCATTAGCCAACTTACCGATAACCGTGTATCAGCTAACGTCAGTACGTGAATACAAGCCACAACTAACCGATCAACATCGCActtcatttcttcttctgatCTCCGACTTGATGATATGATCAGAAAGAATAATAAAGCAGGTAGTCACCGGTATCTCATCGGCTGATACAAGACTCCAAGTGTCCTGAATGGTAAGGCAAACTAAGGACAACTCGACCCCATCAAAAGTATAAACGCGCTCTGCATTATATATTATCAGATAGAACCAGAACTCTGAAAGAACACAAAACATGGATCTGAACGCGCTTGCGAGAGATCCGCATCTTATGATGTTCTCAACATAACGTCGTTGTTCTAGACGCATTGGGATAATGGATGATGGAAGGAACGAGGATGTGTATGCATAGTGAGTGAGCCGACATCCGTTATTTATGGAGCGCTGCGAGACGAGGCATTTATTATAATAATAAGCTTGTGAATAACGGGAACTAGGCGGCAGTTAAAGCTTGCCGTCTCCGTAACTGCTTGTCTGTGCATATTATAACCCATCATATAAATTCCCGCCCTCGCCCATACCCTTTTCTCCCattcttccatctttcaCTTCTCGCTCTTCTATGCAAGCTGCTGCATAGAAAAAGACAGAGCTATGGAGCAACCAGCAGAGCAATTTTAAGTGCTTGGCATCGGCCTTCGGCCATCCGCCACGTGCATACTCATTGATTTCGTCTGACGGCAACTCAATTATATGCCCGGCGAGAACAACCAGGCGGCATTCCCAATGGACGGCTATCGCCTTAACTCGCAACAAATTGATAGCACACACACACTCTCTCTCCTGCTCTCTTCAAATCACTTATAATCCCCAGTTCATTCCAGCTGACCACCATGCCACCCTATCCATCCAACAACGGAGCGCCGTCAAAACACTCGCACGTTAGGACAGAACTCATCAAGCGGCCCCGAGAAGCGTGAGTTGAATTTTCGACGTTTCGGCTGGGAAAATCGGGTTACTGACGTGCTGGCGCTGTTTCCTGCAGATGCTTAAATTGTCGATCTCTCAAGGTGAGCAACCTTCTTTTATCAACTGCGCCTGAGCCTAGATAACGTTTTGAGACTGACATCATATATCAAGACTCGATGTTTGCCGTACGGCGACCGACCTCTTACATCCAAAGATACATGCGCTCGCTGCACAAAATATGGTCTTGAATGCGAATACGTCAGAAAGCCTCGTGGAAAGTATGTTTTCTTTTCGCAGGACCCATGGGACCACGTCCATACTCACCCATGTCTCTTCAGGCCTAAGACAGACGAAGCAAGTAACTCACGGTCTGAAGGATCTGGTCTCTCAAAATCCACGAATGGCCCCGTAGAGGAATCAAGAAATCAAGGGGGAAGCAACAATAGCTTTACAGAAACTCTTTCCAACCCACTTCCTTCCGTATTAACTCCTCTAAAGGACGACAGGCTGAGGAATCAAAATTATATGCCTTTTCAGCCAAGTTACGATAATATCTCGGGCAATCATATGACGTCTATGCCCGGGATGCAAAAGCCTGGTGAATCAACCAAGACGTTCATGTTCGTACCATGCGCTGACATTAGTTTGTCTTCTGTAGAACCATGGGGATCAACAACGCCAAATCCTGCTATCCCTCATGGAACCAGCTTCACGGATAGTTTTGCACGGGCTATTCCCCCAGTATTGCAGCCCCAGTCTTACCAGCGCCCTCCTACTCATTCTCTCTCGTCGTATCCCACGCCTCCCACAGCATATGCATCACATATGCCGCCTCCAGACCATCGTCATACCCTTCAACATTATTCCCAGCaccctccttctcaacTGCCACCCCCACTCTTGCTGCACTCCTCATCGACACAGTCCGACAGAAGTATTCATTCTATGCCTAGCGGCAACCTGCCAACGCCCGATGTCAATGATAATAGCTACAGACCTCATCGACAGGTGACTTCACCAAATCAAATGGTGCGATTACCTCCCATGGACGTTGGTCCTCCCCAGTCTCAACTACACGCCCATTCTCTTCCCGCTGTCAATTCCCGAAACAGCCAGTGCTCGACACCCTCTTACGAATCGTCTGAACGACGTCGTCAAGCAGCCCAACCAAGCTCTGTCTTGACCGACTATATCGAACCTCAACTCGACCACAACCACTCACATTCTCCATCGCCTTCCATCCACGATGCCTCTCGAACAGGAGCGAAAGGACCGCTTGTTGTCCAGCAGCCTAATCCACGTGGCTCTGTCCAATCAGCACACGGCGCTGATGGTGCAGTACAAGATATGAAGGCTGGAGGAAGGTTATCATCTCTATCTCCGTTGGAGCTTGGTCTAGttgacgaggaagaagcaagaTGGCTCTATTCTCGGTAAGTCTACTGCACTGTATTCTTTTGGGCCTTAATTGAACCTCTTTTGCAGATTTAAGCAACACCTTGGACCTATCATCGCTCTTCTAGACTTTGAATACCACACATACGAACGAGTCAAGTTATCCGATTCTCTGTTCACCGCGATGCTATACGCATCTTCACGATTCTTCCATCCCGAAATCTGTCGTCCACTATATAATCACGCGAATACTATTGTCAATCGTATGATAACACATGGGACAGTCGATCTTCCTAGTGTCCAAGCGCTCATCATGCTGGCCTTCTGGACCGTACAAAATGATGAGTCGGCGTATATGAAGTCGGGTATCGCAGTGCGAGCGGCATGTCAATTGAGACTGTGGAAGAAACATGACAGACCTTTGCCGcaggatgaagaggaggttAGGGCCATCTTGGACAGAGAAAGAACTTGGATTGGTGGGTGatatttttttttctctgCATAGGTCAGGTGACTGAAAATATATCACCATCTTTTCAGCCGTCATCAGTGAGTATCTTTCGTTATACATGTGCTTCACAAGCTTACGCCTCCCTGTAGTCATGGACGCCGGCTTCGGTGTAATATTCGAACAACCTATGACATTACCTCAACCGAATCGCGGATTCGATGACATTTATGAATGGGCGAGTGAACATGCTCATTTGAACATCCCTGGCGACTACTATCTAGCATGGAGTACCGAGTAAGTGAAGCAATGTAGGCGGGTTCATGCTGGCAGCTGAACACGCATCGTTCAGGGATTCTAAAAACAGATCACCTTCCTATAGTAATGTCCAAAACCCGAGCTATGAAAACACTGTGGTGGTCACCGAGCGAAGATATATTGACAACCTCAACAAGGCGTTACCTCACCTTTCACCTCTCTACTCGCAAATGGCAACCATTATTACCGACATTGTGCTTGCACGGGCTCAGAGCGAAGGCTTGAAATTTGGACATATCGATATGATCAAGAACCGGTTGATCTCCTTGTCCGAAAGAATAGCAGAATCGTTGAACCGATTTGCGGCAGAGGGACATTTACTCTTCTGGTCAGACATGTTCAGCGCTGGAGTATCCATGCCTGGTGTTTTATTCTACAAGGTGTGATACGTCTTATTTGACGACGCAATGGCAGACTTTATTGACTATTGTCCTTAGACTCGCAGCCTGTTCTCTCCTACAGAGCTGGATCGTATCTTGGCGATATTAAACAGTTTATTGAATATGTGCTCGACGATGCTCGGCGCTCATAACGATCACCCGCTGTATTTTACATACAGATTTTATCGTCGACTGTTACCTGTCTTGGAGCGAGTAAGGCAAGGCGTAGAGTCTCAGCAGCCGCCAGTTGTTGAAGTTGAGTATCCATACCCTGTCGTGCGTACATTAATCCCCTCTACAATGGCATCTCTAATGCGGTCGCTGTAGGCACTTCTGAGCGAATTACATACCTCCCAAAATGGCAATCACTCCCACGCCAGCCAGCAGCTGGCGGCTCCTGCCAGTAACTCTGCAGACGTTGATGAGCTTTGGAACTTCATCTTGGGGGAAGACTCTGGTATGGGTCAAATATTTACGGCGTAATGTACAACCGTTCAGTTGTAGTAGTGATTAGTTCATTGTACTTCCCGGTATTTTTTTTAATCGATCTCACGAAAAGTATATCACGAATCTCCAATTTTATAGTAGATCGTCCACAATCTTTGACACTCTGAACGGACATTAATATTGTGCCTATAATAGTTTTGAATGGTGTAATTTTATGCTAAATCCACCTTACATAGGGCATAACAAATGAGCATGTATGTTTGGTTCCTTATCTTAGATGGGTGATAAGATAAATTCGACATGAGGTTGGTGGCAAATGTGAGGTTCTTGGTGACGACGACGTTTTGTTCTCGCAACATCCACCATCGCATAGGAACGCTTACGAGTCGCCAGGCGGCTTGGTCAGCGGGCAGACAGGAAGACATATAAAAAGTAAAGCAGCTGCAAGAGCATATCCAGCCCATAGAAGCATACCACATCGCCGCCAGAATTCCGCATACTCTGCACATTTGCATCGCATCTCATCTCATCTCATATACGCTTACACATCGCAACATGACAACCTCTACACCAGAGTCCAGGTCTGAGATGATGTTCCTGGGACAGGAATGCAATCATCCCGCTTGCTATCTACACGACTTTCTCCCTTTCAATGTGAGTATCTTTGGATGGATGATAAAGCAGTAACGCTGACAAATCGAAGTGTCCAGCATGTCATCTTGCTTTTTGCCAACCACActttcttccatctcaacACTCATGTACTGCGCCTCTCCCAGCTTCCATGGTAGATCGAATAGCACCAACATGTCCTATGTGTAACGAAATTGTCCCATATCCAAAAAGCATGGACCCGAATGAAGCTGTAGAACGGCACATCATGTCTGGCACTTGCGTAGGACTGCAAGGTGGGGAAGAGCGGAAGAAGGCAGAAGccaagagaagaagggatgCTGGAGAAGTCTGTTGGAAGAAGTCTTGTGGAAAGGTACTTATTGTTAAGATGAAGTGTGAAGTGAGTTACAAGCTTTTGTTTTACTGATGTGTACCATCACGCTAACACATCTACGCAGTCTTGCCAACATGTCTTTTGCCCAACACATCGACATCCCACGTCACACACATGCTCTAATCAAACACCatccccttcctcctcctcctcccgGCTAGGAAATCCCCAAGCATCTCCTACATCTCGACCAGCAGGCAAAGCTGCGTTATCTCGCCTTCTCCCCCCCTCCATGCAGCCTCCTGCTAGCGCAGGAGTGTCAACATCGATGGCACCCGTCAAAGTGAATTCAGTAAGCTCTAGTCTGAGTGGATCTAAACCACTGGCTGCGTCTTCTGAAGGAAATGCGCCGTCCAATCTGGATGCAAAAGCTGCTGCAGCCGGGGCTGCGCTCAAGAGGGCTGGGCAGGATGTTAAAGTTCCGTTTGTCAAGTCCAGCGCAGAAAAGTGAGTACTGCAATTGAATGGCTAGTGTTGGAGGTCGGTGACTAATACTCGCTGTTCAGACGCACTCAAGCAGAAGTCAACTCCCAAATAAAGGCTCTCAAAGCCCGGCATGAGAAGGGCCTCCTCACCAAGACCGAACAGGTGAGATAGCCGTCTTCAATATCATGCCCACAACGCCCCACCGGCTCATTCCTGATGTTTTCTCTGTACTCCTCTATGTCTAGGTGAAATATGCGGAACTGGTCGGTCAACGAGAGGCTACCAGACGGACAGGAGGCAAAAGCAAAAACAAGGACAAGGATTGTGTCATTGCATAGAATAGATTGCGGAGAAGGACGGTATTATCCTTGTAGTATTATTATATCAAACTAATGTATGTAGAAAGGTTACATTtcccaaaaaaaaaattaaACGTTCTTTTCTCCCTCTATCGGCCCCTCTAGAGGCTTCACACCTTGCCCCTTTTTTGTCTTCGATTTCAACTTTTCCGTAACCGCATTGGCACTCGTATCACTCATCTTATCTTTTTTCAGAACCTTCCAGCCTCCACTCCATCCTATCCACCCTACTTCATGCGGTCCACGTACGAGGAGTGTGAGAATGCCCACACCTAGAAAGGCAATAGCTGTCCCGGCGGTGGGCTGCCATCCATGAGAATTGTAGATCTTGGTCATGATCGCCGTACCGGAAGTCTGATTCGTTGCAGTCAGATTTATGATCACCGTAATACAGAGAAATGTAGACCTACCTGTCCAGCAAAAAGAGCCAACAGATTGCACCCATTCAATCTCGCCCTCGCATTAGGATCAATCCCCGCCACTCTATATCCATTCCCAAGCTGATTCAATTGCTGTCCTACGTCGTAAACAGCAATCGCAACACACACTGCCCCGACGTTGATTTTAGCAGCGGTGAGGCCGATGATCATGGAGATCATGCAAATCCAGATTCCGACAAATTGAGCGAGATAAGGATGGAACTGGTCAATGAGATGGCCCCAGATAGGGGAGAGGAGAGCTCCAACTAGGCCTAAGAGACCGAAAAGACCGATTTCGAGGGTGGAGTATTGGTACGGTGGGTCAGAGAGAAGGAACGTAAGGGTTGTCCAGCTATGATCCCAAACGTCAGCAAGTTTTCCCCAACCATCAAGGAGATAAGACATACAGGCCTGCAAATACTGCCGAGGTGGTGTAGGATTGGAAGCAAGCTTGCACGAGGGTTGGGTATTTCGTGTACATTTTGGCCATCGACCAGAGCTGTTCGCAATGTCAGGCGTGTATTGCATGTAATGATTAAAGCAGCTTACCACCTGTGGATATGTGAGGCCAATTTTCTTACCCGGAGTGTCAGGTAGACATAGCCATAAGATTATAAGCATTACTAGCAAGCAGGACCAATTATTAGCCGGTTATGAACATGTAAGAGTCAAAACTTACAGCCTTGCAAACCTATTGCCATCCAATAGCTGTATCTCCAGCTAGCTAGACTTATGATACCAGACAAAGTTCGACCGACCACCAAGCCCACAATCAGGCCAGAAAGAGTCACACTCATCGCCGTTGCCCTTCTCTTGAGAGGGGCTAAATCGGCAGTCCAAGGGATGACAATCTGCGGAGTGATCGTGAAGAACCCTACGACAAAGCTCAACCCTGAAAGCATGTTGACGTTTCGAGAGAGGGCAAGTCCGACGGAGAGACAAGTTGTAAAGAACATTAGGAGCAGTACAAGCTGTCGTCGTCGGACGAGGTCCCCTAGAGGGGAAATAAAGAGTATGCCGCAGCCGTAGCCACCTTGGGCGAGGATAGGTATCCGCGAGACGGCGTCGTGGGATACCTCGAAAGAATCGGCAACAGCAACCAACATGGGTTGGATATAGTACAAGTTCATGACGGATACAGTCTACCTCGGAGTTAGATTTGACGAAAACGGCTAAGAGATAAGACACATACGGCTGCACAGGCAAAGAGCAAATTGAGTCTCCAAGTGAATTCAGACTCGTCGCCCACTTTTTTACTAGGATGATGTCGTCGATTAGGAGGAATAGGTAAAAACCCGAAGTCAACCTTGCGAATCTCTTGGTGATCGGGATCATGCTGGCGAGAGTCCCTGGACAGTATGGCTCCCAGTCGACTGTGTTTTGGTTCTCGATCTGCTGTGGACGATGAATGTCCCGATAGTGTAGACGGAACCAAGTCTATCGAGAGCTCTTTTCCTTGTATGGGCGGAAGAATCTCGATGGTACTGGCTGACATGTTGAAGACTTGAATTGATCTACCAATAGCTTCTAATGATCAAGTGACCAAAGCTCTTCTGACTTGCTCCGACGAAAGAAGAGTCGTCCGGACGTGAGATGAGCAGGGTTGGTGAGGCTGCTGTCTATACTGGTTGGCTTGGGGCTGCCAGGACTATGAGGGAAGTGTCTTTAATCGGCCTTGTGTAGTTATTATACCATTCTGGATGAGTGATTGAACAATGATGCTTTGTAATACGTAGTCAAGTTTAAACGCCACATTTGGCCTTAAAAGGTCTCGCGCCCTCTTATATTTCTACTCGACGCCGGAGATGTTTTTGCATCGAGACCGGGACCAGCAACAAATCTCTTCACGATCCCAGTTTTACCAATTGCCCTCAGTTAATTATAGCTCGGGGACTTTTAAATCTCATACAGCTCGGTAGGTTTGTTCGCCGGGGCCGGGTGGACTTACTCAATAAATTTTTAAGCACGGAATTTCCATTTGTGAGATCCGATAATAATAAATCTGCTCCGGATTGCGGGGATATGCGATAATCTTATCTCCGTGTCGCCGGGCTGGGAATCGGTTTTCTAGCCCAGGATTGAGAATGGGTGTGTTGTTGTTTATTCTTCCACCTTGTACATTTCCACGTTCGGTCTGTGTCGTGCTCGTCTCTATACCATGATCATACATGGTCATCAATTGGCTACCATATCCAGAGGGAGATATTGTATAGAAGAAGTGAAGGTGGACTATGGGGTTGAGGGGGCCTTTGCGGAAACAGAGACCAACGCCTTTTTGGCCCTTGGTGACAGATGTTTAAGTACATAACTGTGTTTCAAAACAGCCACGTACCAACCCTTACGCACTCTTGTGCATGAGACTGGTTAAGGGCCAGTATCCAGAGGGAAAATTGGTAGAGCGACACTTATCAAGGGGGCGAACCTGGTCAGGAAAGTGTTCAAGAGATTTGGGCCTCGATCGATGGATATTCTCATAGGTCAGGATGATGCCAAGAAACACCGCTGTTCAAAGAGTAACCGTTCCCTCAAGAACTGGGCACATATTTCGAAAAAATGGTCTCTGCATTACCCATCGTCATATCATCGCCGCTCGTGCTCCCTCATCCCGCTAGCCGCAACATTCCCCATTACCAAACATAGCCAACGATTCTGATCCCGGCTTCGATGCCGAGCTCGACTTTGGTATAGGTGAAGTTTGGGTGCCATGTTGATGAATACGATAACCCCCCTCGCCCCCCAAATCAAATTCAGACCCTTTTACTCTTCGTTTGGCACACCCGCTTGGTCTTCTTCAACACCTTTCCAAGCCTGATCAACCCAAAGCCAGAACAGGGCCTTTTTTGTGTTCGTCCTTATGCAGGCATCGCATTCTCAGGCATCGCATTCAAAGTGCGAACCTGAAACAACATCAGACTTGCTCTCTATCTTTCTCAACAAGGACAATTTCGGCGCTCAAACATAGTTGATTAGGCCCAAATGAAACCTCTTTTCAAGATTTGGTGGGGTGGGACTATGACAGGATATCGGAAAGAAGTATGAGATGGCTGGAAAGATGCATGAAGGGCGTTGAGCTGAAATCTGTGGGAAACGAGGGACATGGGTTGCTGGAGTAGCGTGAGAGTGATGTGGGACGGAGGTATTCCGTCGAAAGTCTTGAAGCCAGAAAAAGGGGCAAGGTTTCAAGCCAAGGCGTTCCTGGGACCGATAATTTCCATAAAGATTATCATAAAACCGCTATATACCTGTATATCAGCTTACGTAGGTAGAAAAGTAAAAGTACCAATGGTGGAAATGGTTGTGAGCGTTGTTCGGGCCGTATCTTCATCTGCTCTCGACCTATACGTAATAATAGTTCCGAGAAGCCATTACACATACACGCATTACCGTACGTCGCTGTAGTCATGATTCATTCTTGATATGCACATGAGACAAGCCACCAGCCGGGGTTGCTTGGCTGCAGAACAGCAACGATGAGGAATGAACCTCTACGCGTGACGCATTGTTGTCATTATTCATGTGTCCTTGGCCGCATCCTGTTTCTTTTGCCCTTCCATTGATGATGACTATCCTCACGAACATCGCCATCTCCTGAATGCGCATGTGGCTGCCCATGGTGCTCGGCTAAGCACGGACCGAAAGGGGCCGAGACGCGAGGGGACATCACGCTAAGACGTTGCGGTAGTTGCATTTTTTCCCTGCCAAACAAAATGCTAAAATAATGGACCCCGAAGTCCAGGAATCGGCAATGGCCAACTAATTACCGCCTAAATAATTAAGTTATGCGTACCGCTTAATCTTATCATGAATTGCGAAAGGAAGTTGCCACGCTGCAATTTGCCTGCTGCTCGCGCAAAGATTCTTGCATACAATTTTTGAATGTTTTAAAATGGCTGTGTTTGCCCCATGATGGAAGGGGCGCAGACAAAGTGAGAGATGGGCGTATTCGGAGTCTTCTATTCTATTTTGACTCATATGTCAATGTTGTCTCATCACTATCCGGAGGTCTATGGTTCGTGTTCCGTGCTTGCTCGCTTTTCGAAActtcttgtccttctttcccaTAGCTCACTCGTTAGGCTAATAATTAACAAGGGGATAAAAATGGCAAATGGTAGCCCACAAGCGACATACGATATGGGATACATTggcaaaaaaaaaggtcAAACGACGAGCCCTGTTGATCAGATGAGGAAGGTCCGTAGAAGTAAGGAGTGAAACTGTGTGCCTTGTTGCTTCTTCATGATTACTCTACATGCCGCTCACGTTCTAAAGATGGAAGCGGTGCTGCCGCCTGGTTTGAAACATGCAACGATACCATGCTGCATTCTTCTGACGACTGCGAGATCTACCTCCTTTAATGAATCTCAGCCATTTCCCTCATTCCAAatcttttttcttcctcctgaGTGTTCCCTTTTTCTTGATGTTCCATTTGCCAACGGGTCCGTCCAGAGCCTACTATTCCCACTATTTCGAATTAATTGCCGACGGCAGTTGTTCGCTGGGCAAGCCACACAAGCGACCCAAAACATTTTAGTCAGGACTAGTGACGTCACCCAGTCAACTGATTAATTTGCTGCCCCGTTAAGAACCCTATGTGGGACCCTTGAGCCCCGCCCTTTTGAGGGGACTCTCGATGATAATAATGTTCTATCATTattctttccttctccgTCAGCTCATCAGGCCATGCATGCCGCAATCGAATGCTGCATCAGGAACGCGACATCAGAGGCGttcctctcctttttcttccaATTATGATGACCTGCAGCTGCAGGTACATGACTAAGTCACAGAAATGCATTCCGGGTATTTGGCTATCTACCCCGACGAGGAAGGCTGGCATGCTACCATTAACCAGCCAGCACTATATAATCTTTTGTAtcccccctcccccctcGTGTCTTCTATCCCCATTTGTCTGGTAGTTTGTTGTATTCAAACGTCGTTCTTAGTCGATATTAGCCGACGCCAACATCCACCCAAACTTTACCCTTAACATTTTCCCCATACTCATTTGATCAACAATCCTTTATTATCCGCCATGTCCAACCGAAAAAGCTTAACACAGGCCTCTGCAGGACATGGGTACAAGCAGAAATCGAGGTATCCTCTCACTGCAGCTATGACTGAAGGCAAGCCTGTCACCCAGCATGTTGAAGGGGCATCTAGCGAGAAGCCTACTGGAATCCCTCGTACTTCCACCGACGACGCCTCTAGCCAAGGGCACCCTAAGAAGGATATTGGGGACGCCTTGGGACCCAACGGGTCTAATAAAGTCCACCTCAACTCCAATACCAACGCCAAGCTGGCCAATCCTTTGGGCGATCTTACGGACGAAGAGGTCATGGAGAACGCTGCCGCCTTTGCGGCCGCGAACCACCTTCCAGTAGAAGTTTTCCGCAAGGGTGCTCTTGTGGCAAAACGACCAAACGGTTTTGAGCAGATGTCAATCCTTACTGAGAAAGACAAGGCAAAGCTCAGACGCGAAATCACTCACCCATATTCCCAAACCAAGACCCTGTACAACCTTGTCATCGCTTGTTCAGTCGCTGCTGCTGTCCAAGGCATGGATGAATCAGTCATTTCAGGAGCCCAGCTCTTCTATCCTCAACAATTTGGTATTGGCGCTACCAACCCTGACCCCAAATATGCCAACAATCACGAGTGAGTTTGCCATATTACTTCTGACCTTTCCTATTTGCTGATTGTACCGCTTGATTCGTATAGATGGATTGAAGGTAAGCTTACTCGCAGTCCTTCTTTTGCTGGCATTACTGACAACATATCGGAACAGGTTTAATCAATGGAGCTCCCTACCTATGTTGTGCTGTCCTTGGTTGCTGGCTTACTGC is drawn from Cryptococcus gattii WM276 chromosome A, complete sequence and contains these coding sequences:
- a CDS encoding uncharacterized protein (Similar to TIGR gene model, INSD accession AAW41918.1) — its product is MSASTIEILPPIQGKELSIDLVPSTLSGHSSSTADREPKHSRLGAILSRDSRQHDPDHQEIRKVDFGFLPIPPNRRHHPSKKVGDESEFTWRLNLLFACAATVSVMNLYYIQPMLVAVADSFEVSHDAVSRIPILAQGGYGCGILFISPLGDLVRRRQLVLLLMFFTTCLSVGLALSRNVNMLSGLSFVVGFFTITPQIVIPWTADLAPLKRRATAMSVTLSGLIVGLVVGRTLSGIISLASWRYSYWMAIGLQGLMLIILWLCLPDTPGKKIGLTYPQVLWSMAKMYTKYPTLVQACFQSYTTSAVFAGLWTTLTFLLSDPPYQYSTLEIGLFGLLGLVGALLSPIWGHLIDQFHPYLAQFVGIWICMISMIIGLTAAKINVGAVCVAIAVYDVGQQLNQLGNGYRVAGIDPNARARLNGCNLLALFAGQTSGTAIMTKIYNSHGWQPTAGTAIAFLGVGILTLLVRGPHEVGWIGWSGGWKVLKKDKMSDTSANAVTEKLKSKTKKGQGVKPLEGPIEGEKNV